The following are encoded together in the Rhinopithecus roxellana isolate Shanxi Qingling chromosome 5, ASM756505v1, whole genome shotgun sequence genome:
- the SPG21 gene encoding maspardin: MGEIKVSPDYNWFRGTVPLKKIIVDDDDSKIWSLYDAGPRSIRCPLIFLPPVSGTADVFFRQILALTGWGYRVIALQYPVYWDHLEFCDGFRKLLDHLQLDKVHLFGASLGGFLAQKFAEYTHKSPRVHSLILCNSFSDTSIFNQTWTANSFWLMPAFMLKKIVLGNFSSGPVDPMMADAIDFMVDRLESLGQSELASRLTLNCQNSYVEPHKIRDIPVTIMDVFDQSALSTEAKEEMYKLYPNARRAHLKTGGNFPYLCRSAEVNLYVQIHLLQFHGTKYAAIDPSMVSAEELEVQKGSLGINQEEQ; the protein is encoded by the exons ATGGGAGAGATTAAAGTCTCTCCTGATTATAATTGGTTTAGAGGTACAGTTCCCCTTAAAAAG ATTATTGTAGATGATGATGACAGTAAGATATGGTCGCTCTATGACGCAGGCCCCCGAAGTATCAGGTGTCCTCTCATATTCCTGCCCCCTGTCAGTGGAACTGCAGATGTCTTTTTCCGGCAGATTTTGGCTCTGACTGGATGGGGTTACCGGGTTATTGCT ttgcAGTATCCAGTTTATTGGGACCATCTTGAGTTCTGTGATGGATTCAGAAAACTTTTAGACCATTTACAATTGGATAAA GTTCATCTTTTTGGCGCTTCTTTGGGAGGCTTTTTGGCCCAGAAATTTGCTGAATACACTCACAAATCTCCTAGAGTCCATTCCCTAATCCTCTGCAATTCCTTCAGTGACACCTCTATCTTCAACCAAACTTGGACTGCAAACAG CTTTTGGCTGATGCCCGCATTTATGCTCAAAAAAATAGTTCTTGGAAATTTTTCATCTGGCCCGGTGGACCCTATGATGGCTGATGCCATTGATTTCATGGTAGACAGG CTGGAAAGTTTGGGTCAGAGTGAACTGGCTTCAAGACTTACCTTGAATTGTCAAAATTCTTATGTGGAACCTCATAAAATTCGGGACATCCCTGTAACCATTATGGAT gtgTTTGATCAGAGTGCACTTTCAACTGAAGCTAAAGAAGAAATGTACAAGCTGTATCCTAATGCCCGAAGAGCTCACCTGAAAACAGGAGGCAATTTCCCATACCTGTGCAGAAGTGCAGAGGTGAATCTTTATGTACAG ATACATTTGCTACAATTCCATGGAACCAAATATGCGGCCATTGACCCATCAATGGTCAGTGCCGAGGAGCTCGAGGTACAGAAAGGCAGCCTCGGCATCAACCAGGAGGAGCAGTAG